The proteins below are encoded in one region of Colletotrichum lupini chromosome 5, complete sequence:
- a CDS encoding WD repeat domain-containing protein produces the protein MSAEKRPADDELGASQMIVKRQNVGSSTGALARLNASGKSSALVQATPRTSNLQAPVMELSGHSGEIFAAKFDPTGNFIASGSMDRSILLWRTYGDCENYGILNGHRGAILDLQWSRDSKIVFSASADMHLASWDLENGTRIRRYIGHEEIVNTVDLSKRGEDMLVSGSDDGSIGLWDPRSKNAADYIQTEFPITAIAMSEAGNEVYTGGIDNDIKVWDLRKKSVVYSMLGHQDTITSLRVSPDSQSLLSYAMDSTVRTWDIRPFAPTDRAIRTFDGASMGLEKNLIKASWDSEGKKVAVGSGDGTATIWSSETGKLLYKLPGHKGTVNCVEFAPGTEPIVLSASSDRNMLLGELRPRLLMLHQLNILPACSRCGLCGAYAAQRRSTDIQFMYYRITSKPGTFGPSNSYQALVSAICEGTSSQYGSRGA, from the exons ATGTCTGCTGAGAAGAGACCGGCGGATGACGAGCTCGGCGCAAGCCAGATGATCGTCAAGCGTCAGAATGTGGGATCTTCAACAGGAGCTTTAGCAAGGCTGAACGCCTCGGGAAAGAGCAGTGCGTTAGTGCAGGCA ACACCGCGCACAAGTAACCTGCAGGCACCGGTCATGGAACTATCTGGTCACTCAGGCGAGATCTTTGCTGCGAAATTCGACCCAACGGGCAATTTCATTGCCTCAGGATCTATGGACAGAAGCATTT TGTTGTGGCGAACGTATGGGGACTGCGAAAACTACGGCATTCTTAACGGCCATCGAGGCGCAATTCTAGATCTCCAATGGTCGAGAGACTCCAAAATAGTCTTCTCGGCTTCGGCAGACATGCACCTGGCAAGTTGGGACCTCGAGAACGGAACAAGAATACGAAGATACATCGGCCACGAAGAGATCGTCAATACAGTGGACCTCAGCAAACGAGGCGAGGATATGCTAGTTAGTGGAAGTGACGACGGCTCTATCGGCTTGTGGGATCCGAGATCAAAGAACGCAGCAGACTACATCCAGACGGAATTTCCCATTACGGCCATTGCCATGTCAGAGGCTGGAAACGAGGTCTACACGGGAGGCATCGACAATGACATCAAAGTCTGGGACTTGCGCAAAAAATCGGTCGTGTACTCGATGCTGGGACACCAAGATACGATCACCTCCCTCAGAGTCTCTCCGGACTCGCAATCTTTGCTTTCATATGCCATGGACTCCACAGTGAGGACATGGGACATTCGGCCATTTGCCCCGACCGATAGAGCCATCAGAACGTTCGACGGCGCGTCCATGGGCCTGGAGAAGAACCTCATCAAGGCTAGCTGGGATTCCGAAGGCAAGAAGGTGGCTGTCGGGTCCGGAGACGGTACTGCGACTATCTGGTCTAGTGAGACTGGAAAGCTCCTGTACAAGCTTCCGGGTCATAAGGGAACCGTCAACTGTGTCGAGTTCGCGCCCGGAACGGAGCCCATCG TACTTTCCGCGTCGTCTGATCGGAATATGCTACTGGGGGAGCTGCG TCCGCGTCTTCTGATGTTGCACCAACTCAATATTCTGCCTGCATGCTCTCGGTGCGGACTGTGCGGTGCATATGCGGCGCAGAGACGCTCTACGGATATACAATTCATGTATTATCGCATCACAAGCAAGCCAGGAACGTTTGGTCCTAGCAACTCATACCAAGCCCTGGTAAGTGCCATCTGCGAAGGCACATCATCCCAGTATGGCAGCAGGGGGGCATAA